GTTCGCGCCGGTCTTGTTTCGTATCTCCAGTTCACGGATCGTCTTGTTCCGCATGCGCTCCGGCAAATCGCGGCACATGATCTCCTCCAGCCGGATGTTGATCCTTCCTGTGATGTGGTCGATGAACTCCAATACGTCCGGCTTGGTGATCAGGGCCGCCATGTGTGTACCGCCGATTTTGTCGGGCATGATCACGTTGTCCGCTCCGGCACGCTTCAGCTTGTGTTCAGAGCCATCCTCCGAAGCGCGGCTGATAATCTTCAGTCGGGCATTCCGGTCCCGTGCTGTCAGCACCACGAAGACATTGGAAGCGTCCGAAGGCAGGGCGGCGATCAGAGCCTTGGCACGATCCAGGCCAGCATCCAGCAATACTTCGTCTTTCGTCGCGTCACCCTCGAGGAACAGGATATTGTCCTCTTCCTGCATCTGCGCGATGATCGCCGGATTGGACTCGATGGCGACGAACGGGATGTTCCCGGACCGGAGCTGTTCGCAGGCCTGGCGGCCATTCCGGCCGTAACCGCACACGATGACGTGATCGGTGAGTTGCTTGATTTCCTTGTTCACGCGATAATGTTTGAAGTACAATTGGAATTCTCCTTCGATCACGTACCGGGTGATCACCGATACTGCGTAGGCAAAAGCGCCGATACTGAAGATGATCAGGAAGACTGTGAAGATCTTCCCATCCGTATCCAGCTCCCGCACCTCCCGGTATCCCACCGTCGCCACGGTGATGACGGTCATGAATACGGCGTCGAGGAAGTTGTAGTCTTCCAGCAACATGTAGCCGGCAACCCCCAACAGCAGCACAAAAACGACCAGGCCGAGGGCTATGTACAGTTTCCTGAAATAATGGAAGTTGGAATGGAGCAGGCTCACACGTACGGGATACGTGTCAAAGTTAATTCCGGGGCCGGACATCCCTTGGTGACGCCGGTCATTTTTTCAACGATGTGTATGACCCATCCAGACTCCCCAGCCGTGTGTTCCGGCAACCAGCAAGCCGT
This DNA window, taken from Bacteroidota bacterium, encodes the following:
- a CDS encoding potassium channel protein, whose product is MSGPGINFDTYPVRVSLLHSNFHYFRKLYIALGLVVFVLLLGVAGYMLLEDYNFLDAVFMTVITVATVGYREVRELDTDGKIFTVFLIIFSIGAFAYAVSVITRYVIEGEFQLYFKHYRVNKEIKQLTDHVIVCGYGRNGRQACEQLRSGNIPFVAIESNPAIIAQMQEEDNILFLEGDATKDEVLLDAGLDRAKALIAALPSDASNVFVVLTARDRNARLKIISRASEDGSEHKLKRAGADNVIMPDKIGGTHMAALITKPDVLEFIDHITGRINIRLEEIMCRDLPERMRNKTIRELEIRNKTGANIIGMKTRDGEYLINPDPATPMLPDTKLFVLGTQEQVMQFREIIRQSL